ATAGTTTCCTACACAGCCGTATTATTCTCCTCTCTATTTCCTTTATCGACAGGGCCGCCTCATTACTGCTGCTCACAATATCAAACAACCATAAAATAGCACTTAGCAGACATAAATATCAATACAGTGGGGAACACACTGGTCATTTAACCCTTACGAAACTTAGCATTCTCTATGCCAACCTGCTGATATGACTGGGCTCCAGCTCAtcttttttacttatttacttattttctgACTCGGCAGAGATACAATCAGAAACATGAGGCAGTTCAGCGCCTTGAAGTGAGGCCAAACTGAGAGAAGAATGATCAAATCATAATTACTGCTCAGGAAGTGATGACAATATTGAAGAGTGTTGACAATTTACAGTTTCTGTGCCAACACAAATAGCACGGATCAAAGGAACACGACAACCAAATGTAAATCAATAGCACAAACCCTGAGGAGAAGCTTCTACATCATGATCTCAGCATTTACAATCTCCTGAATGTCCAAAGTATTAAAAAGTCTTTTTAAGAGGAAGAGTGATGAGGTGACTTAAGGTCAACGTTGACTGATCTCTCTTATAAAATCTCAAAATCAATCacagaaggggaaaaaaaagagaaaaagaaacaaagaaaacattttggcaGTTCTAAAGAGGATttttacaaaaactaaaaaaaggcTTGAAATCACCAGGAAGACACCCTTGTTATTTTGTAAATccactgtatataataattACACTATGAGCTCTGTATGACCCAATTTGTTTGTAGCGTGTCACCgtgagagaagagatgagacCAGTTATGATgctgctctgacacacacacacacacacacacacacacacacacacacacacacacacacacacacacacacagtctatgTTTGCTACaccagaatatatatatatataaataaaatatatataaaagagtATCACAGCAAAGTGATATATTTCTGAAGTAATTCTATTCCGCTGCTTTTCTCTGAGATCTCAGCATTGTCATTGTTCTCTCCCATTTTCCTTTCATTCACTAGAAGAACAGTCAGACAACCTTATGAGTCCTGCACTGGGGCCGGGGAACAGCAAATGAGACAAAATCTATTACATTCCACGGCTggctgtgaaaaaacaacaacaaatattccCAGGCAGAAGTGTTCCTGGACACAGCTGCCGGCAGGGCTGTCCATGTGTGAGTTTGCTGCTCAGTCAGAAAATGATGGACGTAATCAGTGGGTTTACCAAGTCAACAGAGACattctttaaaaatgatgagaaaCAGCTTGAGTGAACATATTAGTCGTGCGCCATTATTGCTGTTTATTTATCCTTTAAGAATAAATACTTGCATTTGAGCTTTTGTTCCAACCTtgctaattaaaataaatatgcagTCATTGACCCATACTAGAAATGTCAAAAGCCGATGTTCTGTTACAGAGCTTTGTTCAGCTTGTGTGAAATAGAAGCTTATATAAACTAATTTGAATACAAAGTGATTTTATGTCAAAATTATCATTTATAAATGTTACTCCTGATTGTAGATATCGGTGCTTTTAATATTGCCTGATTTTTTTCAAAGTCTATTAAAAGATGCTTGAGATTAAACAATGTCCTATAATAGAGATCAGTAATATAGAGGGATCTATAATGgagaatataaatacataatttaGATATTAACAGGTAAGACTTTTTTTGCAGTAATATTGCTGTcaatattattaatttttacCACATGATCTGCTATTGAAGCCTGGCACCCTGCATGACTTGACAGTAGATGGGAAAATAAAGAGCTGAAGTTAGGAGCCGTCTCAGATGTGCATTTAAAATGGCCAAAAGAGCTTTTCCGATTTTGCTCAATAGCTTTTTTACCTTAATTTATAGAAACTTCAGACCAACCTGGCCTCCTCCCAAACTCAAACTTTTAAAAGGAAAGTCACCGTCGTGGCTAAAACCTCCACTGATTCAGTTTAAATtcacttttctctttattttttagaaGGTGTGcttcaaatacaaatcaaaaGTACATGGCCAACATATTATCAGTGTTGGGGATTTGTGAACTACATATGATTAAACCGGTAatttaactacattttgcagTAGCTTGCTGGTAGTGCAACTACATTCATATGTGCATACTGATTTAAGTTgttgaattacttttttttttgccatttttatgtagtacaaactacaaacaattTTGGgccataaaaagaaaaaaagaaaattttcatttttccattgcTTGTCTACTGTAATTGAACCCCCTTTGACCAGCCCtgtcccctttttctttttatcctgGCCGCTGTGAAGACATGTCCAGGCAATGCATTCATCAGGCAGTCTCCACCACACACTTGGCCTATGTGTAGTGCAAGTGCAAAAGCCGAGGGCGGGTGTTGCTCAGTGCTCAGACAGCGGCATCATGGATAGAGCGCCTGAGACTGAGGAACAATCACCACGGCCAAAAGCTGTTATTGTTTacaaaaccaaagctgacaCTTCAGCACTTCCCCATGAATAGTGaggtattttatttgtttggtttatgtATGACTTGTGAGCATCTGCACTTTTTTCAATAAACTAAACCGAGTGGCATtttttgaattatattttgttataatttcatATCAAATGTACATTGTAGCTTTAGTTTACTAGATTTCTCTTTAGGGTAAGATTTGCTGTAGTTCAACTATTTCCAGTGTAAAGTAATTGGTAGTTATGCTTTCAAAGTAGCTTTACCAACACTacttattttgtcattttgtatattttattggAAGCTCCACTTAACTATTATATGAATAAATGCAGTAgaaaatttaataataaaaacttcagGCAGCTTCTCATGATGTGGCCACTGGGCTGTTAAGAGACTTATGGTATAAGTaagatatttttgtgacatAAAGATACAGATGGTAATTTTGCTTTACTCCTCTATAAAATACACTAGAATTTTATAGTATCACACAGGCCTATAGTGAAACCTCAATTAGCACCACACTGTTTAGTTCACCATAGTTTACCATTATTAACCAACCAGTGTGAGCATTTCCACGACTGTAAACACCATCTGAGTGCGGAGTCGAGACGTTATTTAGAACCAGCCGATAACGGGAGTGAAAACACCAGGGTGCTTATCGGGGTCTTTGGAGAGACACAGGAAATTGAGTTTGTCCAGTCTAATGATGGGCAGAGTCACGCAGCTATACAGACATACCATTTCCCTCCTATTAGCAGAGATGGGTTATTCATGAGGGCAAATCTAGTGTGAACTATGTTTCATTGATATTCTTCTCAGTCACTTCTCATTGTCTGTCAGGGGACCTGCACcattctgttttattcatttatttatccatctCCTTTCTATACTGCCAAAGGTAAAAGGGAATTTGGTGAAGATGGGGTCACAGTGGCAATCGTGATTCTCCCTGTGAAAAGCTATCAATAGCATCTGTCATCAGTAACCATTAGGCAGGAAAAAGAGGGGGTGACGAAAAGCGGCATGGGGAGAGACTTGGAGGTGAAAGACTTGTGACGAGAGTGTTAATACACAGCCCAGACTCCTACCAGAAATAGCTGCGCATTCTCCTTTCCAAAAACACATTATCTCTCTTTCAGAGCCGCTCCTTTATTCTGCCAAATTCCAATAGGCACTATTGGCATATATACGCTCCGTCGTGTCCAAAGCTATTTTTATAATACAATTTGGGCTGAATGGCTCATTGTGTGAGTGCACAATGTAGTTATGACACACAttaatttcttacattttcatttaaaggacAGCATTCCCACACAATACCTATTTTTTCCCCTGTGCTTAAAAAACAGTCTCCCAACTCGAAGCTCTGTAAACAAGTGTCATTCAGCCTTTTATGCTTGTCACACGGACATGATCTGCCCCGTTCAGTTCCAAACCTGACGTACGCGTTACTGCTTGAGACTGTATAGAGAGcttatacacatacacatatttgtAACACTGCGTCGTGAGGATGTATGTGCACCTTTTCCGTTACCAGCTGTATTTAAAGAAGTGTTCGGCGGCGTAAATACATGGGTGCTGAGATGAGTGAGCTGGCAGGTGTTACAGTCTCCAGTGGAAGCGCATATTATGCCAGCTGCAAACGAGAGCACAGATGCCCTCAGTGTTGCTGAAAACAAGGAAAACTGTGTACGCTCCTCTCCAGTCACTCAATCTGCATGCAGAGATTGGATGAGATACTTGCTGCATCTAAAGAGCATCCACATCATAAGTTCACGTCTTCCAAAGCCTCCACAGCGATTCACGTTAAAAGATTATGTTCATAGGCgacaaaaagaggaagacaCTATACCCTATATCTACCATGTTCTCATTCTCgatgttttttcctctgcaaAGAGAGAGGGGTTTTTGGCAAAGCGAGTGAAAAACAGCCTTTTTAGAGGAATAGATTAAGCAAGGTAAAGAATCTATTACTTTGTCCTGACAAGCtgaggagagtgagaggagaggaggcgcATCCTTATGTGTCCAACATGATTAGCAGATCACTGATTCAAACCGCCTCACTATCTAGGCAGCATCTACATTCTCATTCCCTCGCTTTCCTTGTGTATCACGCTTATCAATGTCTGTCTCTCGCCTTCTCAGATCATTTTCCTGTTAGACATCTGGTACCTAATTCTCTGGAAGACATGCATGAAGTAAAGAGTAAATGGAAATAGTTAAAGGCCTTTAATAATATGATCATGGAGTGAAATGATAAAGCAAGTGAATTAAACCAGTCTCATTTCAATTCAGAACAAATGTAAAAGCAAAAGACAGAttccatttcttttattttgtgcattCTTTATAAAGACAGAAACTCCTGTGAGGGTCAATGCCCTAATAAAATGGGAGCGAATACCAAATTAAATGACTACAAAGCTGGATCTCAGGTACCTTGGTAGCTGCTGCTTTATGCAAATGTTCCACAAAGAGCAGCTGGAAAATTTACTGTGTCTTGTCTTGCTTATTTatctgataaataaaacaaacctttaTTTCCCAAGAGTAATGAAAAATGTTCTCACCCATTTACTAAGTCAGCGGGTGCCATGCTTGATACGTCTTCATGGAGACGGCAAGTAGAGAGAAAGTACAGTGACAAAATAGTGAAGCAGCTTTCCTGTTTGCTCTTGAAGGTGTCACAAATGTGAATATAGCCAGCAACATACTAAACGGATCCATGTCCTGATGCAGgacatgacattaaaatgaaaaaatctaaataaatccAAGGCCTATTGTAGCACTCTCATGGCACATTATGGTCTCGCGCGCAATATTTCACCTGCACATGTGATCACACTCTCACGTTCAACCTTTTGACAGTGTTCAACCGTGAAGAATCGCCTCATTTAGTGGGTGCAGTTCTGGTTTATAAGGATGCATGCATTTCCATTGTTGCCCAGTGGAAGGGCTTAACAAATAGGATTAGATCCGTGCACGAGCACACTCCTGTTCAGGTGGCACGCAGCTCCGTGCTCCAGCTCCGCAACTAGACACAGAATTACTGTTAAAGGTCAGTGGAGTCAGACGCTGAATGTCACAGCTTAGCCACAGTTTGGCGAGAAAATACATTCAGATAAATACGCCTGTCTCTTGGTGGAGAGTAATTCTGCAGCTCCTGAATTTCCAGCATAAAAGAGCCAGGATTACAGGGCGTGTTAAAAGGCAACAGAGGCCTATCGATTAGAGGCAGTGAATCTGGCGTCTGCTATGCTGTGAATAATAAATTGAGCAGAAGACAGCCAGGGGTTGTCAGATGGAACTTTCATGATGGGGGGGTGACTTGTGCTCATTTCAGATGAGATTGTGGATAAGTCACATCTCCCATCTCAAGGATCTGGGGAATCATGTCACTGATCAGAAAGCGCCTCAGAGAAGCTTACTACGAGTTTAAATAAGCATTCCATGCCCCATTTAACAACACAAACGGACTGATGACAGCCTCCGCTCACTGCAAAGTAGTGCCAATGGACTCAGGGAAGGGACTGGATTCTTAATAGCACATCTCCCTAAGGTGGCAGAATATTGGAAAGGGGAAATGaaatggctgcatgtgtgtccaATCAGAGTGTTGCACTGGGGATCCAATCAGCCTGACAGGGACATCGTGTGACTCACTGGAGCAGGTGTCATTGTTTGCTCTCTTCAACAGACTCCTCACTGTGGGCCTAAATGAACTCAGTAGATTTTGGCCTGCTAACTGTGACAGAGAAGGTCCATATGTGTAGTGTGGTCTGTGCCATGAGCTGAACTGATAAGAGAGGAAATGCTgcacattagcatgttagcataatgttgtttgtatatatatgtttCTCCTTTTCAGGTTTTGAACTAGACAAGAAGTCACTGACTCCaactttaaagttaaaatgaatTATGCACTTAatgcattttcctttttctttcccgtctctgtgtgtgtctgtgcttgtgtgtgatgtatgtCTCTAATCTCTCTcaacccgtgtgtgtgtgtgtgtgtgtgtgtgtgtgtgtgggtgtgtgtgtgtgttcgtgtgtgctCACTGCAGGCTGCGGGCTTGAGTTCCTGCTCGTTCTCTGTGGACTCGAGTTTTCCTGGTCGTGCCCTCGTCACTGTATCTGCTACACTGCACCCAGCACCGTCTCCTGCCAAGCCCACAACTTCCTGTCGGTCCCTGAAGGCATTCCTCCTGACAGTGAGCGCATCTTCTTACAGAACAATAAGATCCATCGCTTACTCCGGGGCCACTTCAGCTCCAACACAGTCACTCTCTGGATCTACTCCAACAACATCACGTACATCGAGCCCTCCACCTTCCACGGCTTCACactgctggaggagctggatcTGGGAGACAACCGCCACCTGCGCTCCTTGGCTGAAGACACCTTTCACGGGCTGAGTCGGCTCAATGCGCTACACCTGTACCGATGTGGACTCAGTTCACTTCCTAATAACATCTTCCAAGGCCTCAGAAATCTGCAGTATCTCTACTTGCAGGTACACTtcattcatagttttattttaccaCTAAGACCCTCGTAGGGCTGTCACTTAAACTAATACCTAATTCATTCTTACACAACCCACGTAGCCTAATCCTAAACTATGTTATTGAGTAAATGTAGTGTATATGTGCAGTGCTGCCTCAAATGAATGACAAGTTAATTTTATTGTAAGGCTGTTGCGTTTTACAACAGCAAACAACCTTCCCCACATCCATAATTTTTTGGTATCAAATCCAAAATGCTTCCACTGTTCCACACATTGCTCAGATGCTATTATATCAAGATTACCCATTCAGAACTGCTCACCAGTGTTACATAACAACAATAGCCTTGTTTACTAAAGGCAACAGGGCATGCAAATGGGTCAGACAGAACACCCACCACTGGAGTACAAGACACACGCCGTTATCACTTACTGAATGagaattttgaatttgaacGGATGATCACAgtgaatatttaatttgttcCAATGTTGTGTCCAGTTGCTCAGAACAGTAGTTGCTCATAAACTCACAAACTGTGTAGACAAAAATTTAAGTTACagtaatacaatacaataatattagAATGAAAACATTGCGTAATATATAATCTTGTGTTTGCATGCTCTGTGTCTCTTCAGGATAATCATCTGAAGTTCCTGCAGGATGACACGTTTATGGACCTCCACAACCTCAGCCACCTGTTCCTGCATGGAAACCGTCTGTGGAGCCTTAACCAGAACACCTTCAGAGGCCTTCGAGCCCTGGACCGACTGCTTCTGCACCAAAACCAGATTGAGTGGGTCGACCGCCTGGCCTTCCATGACCTGAAACGTCTCACCACCCTCTACCTGTTCAACAACTCCCTGATACAGCTGTCTGGACAGTGCCTGGACATGCTGCCCGCCCTAGAATACCTGCGCCTCAACGACAACCCGTGGTCATGTGACTGCAAAGCCCTGTCGCTATGGGAGTGGTTGAAGCGTTTCCGAGGTTCAACGTCTTCAGTGGGTTGCCAGGCACCGGCTAATATGGTTGGGAAAGACCTGAAAGAGCTGCGCAAGGAGG
The Seriola aureovittata isolate HTS-2021-v1 ecotype China chromosome 4, ASM2101889v1, whole genome shotgun sequence genome window above contains:
- the rtn4rl1b gene encoding reticulon-4 receptor-like 1b — translated: MFKRGCGLEFLLVLCGLEFSWSCPRHCICYTAPSTVSCQAHNFLSVPEGIPPDSERIFLQNNKIHRLLRGHFSSNTVTLWIYSNNITYIEPSTFHGFTLLEELDLGDNRHLRSLAEDTFHGLSRLNALHLYRCGLSSLPNNIFQGLRNLQYLYLQDNHLKFLQDDTFMDLHNLSHLFLHGNRLWSLNQNTFRGLRALDRLLLHQNQIEWVDRLAFHDLKRLTTLYLFNNSLIQLSGQCLDMLPALEYLRLNDNPWSCDCKALSLWEWLKRFRGSTSSVGCQAPANMVGKDLKELRKEDFPNCSPTVPSSESRAQTNNLSGTVNPSMNRGVAVGSGGQTHIVHPSRPGRSRNCTKPRNRVSKGKGDNEVHHSKEVMADKEDSSPDFTDGGKHDHTSPDGTVTRRKHKCTPRTTVRPPSGVQQANNRATLSRSLLHVYALFVALITANIDYILR